The sequence TTGCCCGCGACCCTCGCCGCGCTCCCGCCGGGAGCACGCGTCGGCACCAGTTCGTTGCGGCGTCGGGCCCAGCTCCTGGCCCTGCGGCCCGACCTCACCGTCGTCGACCTGAGGGGAAACCTGGACACGCGCCTCGCGCGCGTCTCCGCCGGGGACTACGATGCGGCGATCGTGGCGCGGGCCGGGCTGGAGCGGCTCGGCCGGCGAGACGCCATCGCCTCGGTCCTCGGCCCGCCGCACTGGCTGCCGGCGGTCGGGCAGGGAGCGCTCGCGGTCGCGGTCCGCGAATCGGACCGCGAGCTCGGCGCGATCGTCGCGCGGCTGAACCACGAACCGACGGCCGCCGCCGTCGCCGCCGAGCGGGCGTTCCTCCGCACGTTGCAGGGCGGCTGCCAGGTCCCCGTCGGCGCCCTCGCCACCGTCGCGCCCGATGGGACGCTCCGCCTGGACGGCTTCATCGCGACGCTCGACGGGTCCGCGCTGGTCCGGGGCTCGCACGACGGGCTGGCCGCGGAGGCGGAAGCGATCGGCGTCCGCCTGGCGGAAGACCTGCTGCGACGCGGCGGATCGTCGATGCTCGCCGCGCTCCGCCCGCCGGCCGCGGACGCCGACTCTGACCCGGGCGAACCATGAGCGCACTCACGCCACCGGCCGCGAAGATCCTCGATCGCGCGGAGCTCCTGCGCCGTTTCGGCCGTCCGCGCAGCATGCGGCTCGTGTTCACGAACGGCTGCTTCGACCTCCTCCACCGCGGCCACGTCGAGTATCTCTTCGAGGCCCGGTCATTGGGCGATGCGCTCGTCGTCGCCATCAATTCGGACGCATCGGTGCGCCGGCTCAAAGGGGCGGAGCGGCCGCTCGTGCCCGCCGCCGACCGCGCCCTCCTCGTCGCCG is a genomic window of bacterium containing:
- the rfaE2 gene encoding D-glycero-beta-D-manno-heptose 1-phosphate adenylyltransferase, with protein sequence MSALTPPAAKILDRAELLRRFGRPRSMRLVFTNGCFDLLHRGHVEYLFEARSLGDALVVAINSDASVRRLKGAERPLVPAADRALLVAALACVDAVTIFDEDTPRDLIAALLPDVLVKGADYSLDEVVGRTEVEAAGGSVVLVPLRPGYSTTGLVRRIRGKEQ
- a CDS encoding hydroxymethylbilane synthase: MTVRLGSRGSALARWQAEHVRRALAAAAPGLAVEIVILRTTGDRIHDVPLSRIGGTGLFTKEVDDALLDGRIDAAVHSLKDVPTRLPPGIVLGAILERADPADALVVAPGLPATLAALPPGARVGTSSLRRRAQLLALRPDLTVVDLRGNLDTRLARVSAGDYDAAIVARAGLERLGRRDAIASVLGPPHWLPAVGQGALAVAVRESDRELGAIVARLNHEPTAAAVAAERAFLRTLQGGCQVPVGALATVAPDGTLRLDGFIATLDGSALVRGSHDGLAAEAEAIGVRLAEDLLRRGGSSMLAALRPPAADADSDPGEP